The genomic stretch ACCTTCAATATCCAATTCATAATGCCCCTTCACGATTGTTGAAGTTGGTGTAGCAGTTATGGAGTCATAATAGACAGCTCCCTGATCGACTGATACTGATTTTGAGATATCCTCTTTAACTATACTCTTCATCGCTTTGTTCGCTTCGTATTTAAAAGATATTGGATAAGTTACCCTCTTTCCATCATTCATCCATTCGTAAAAAGTAACGGTTAAAGTTCTTGAGAAGGGACTAACAGGCTCGAATTCTAGCCTTCCCTCGTAATGGATTTCGTCTTCGCTAGGATTACCGCCACCCCCCCGTGTTTTGGAATCCGTCATAAAACCTTTAATATCTTCGACATTATAACGATACGAACCATTGTCATCATACACGGAACCTTCAAGACGATCGATACTGTAATACATTAAAAATGCATTATCGTCTGCAATAACCCCTTCAATAGTAATGACCGTTCCATCATCTAATGTTGTGCTTTTATTGACCGTTTGCCCATATCCTCTCTCCGCTACTTCACTAAAGCTAAGAGAATTCAGTTCCATTTTATTAAGCAACATCCCCCCGTAGTAAGCAAATGCAGAATAATGATATGATCCGAAAATCAGAAGGAGAGCAGCAGCGGATGAGGCAAACCATGTCATCGTTTTATTTCTTTTCTTTTTCTTAACAGGCACATGTTCAAGTGCCCTTCGAAGTCTACTCTCAAGTTCTGATGGAGCTTTTATCATATGCGAGGTCTGTTTGTGTTTTTCTAATTGTTCCTCGATTATTGTCATCACGCTCACCTCCGATCATAAGTTTTAATTTCTTCATTCCTACTGAAATTCTTGATTTGGTTGTACCCAGCGGAACACCGGTCATGTCCGCGATGGTCTGATAGGAAAGATCATGAACATAACGAAGTTCTATGGCTTCTCGCTGAGGGCCTTCTAAATGAGATAACAACACCTGCATATCCATCTCCGACTCTGTATCGCGATATGGTGAGTCATGGGTAAAAACGGAATACGCTGATTCCTCATCGTCCTCAAGTAACAGGTAACGTTCTTTTTTGCGTAGTAACGTTTTGCATCGATTTACAAGAATGGTTTTGCTCCAGGTGTAGAACGCTTCTCCTTTATGCAGTTGATCGATCTTTTCATAGAGTGTAACAATCATATCTTCCATTGCATCCATCGCATCATGTTCATTCCCCATGTATGTATAGGCAAGACGATAATAAGCGTCCTGATCAGCTAGGATTAATTGTAATAGCGCTTCTTTATTGCCTTTTTTGGCTTGTTTGACAAGACGACTTATTTTCATGTTCTCCCCCCTTTCATAGATAAGAGATTGCAGAAGCTGAAAAAGTTCATTTTACACAAAAATACTTTTCATTTTCTTTTTCAGAAGAAATAATGGCTTTCTAAAATTTGCTATAGAGTCTTATAAAGGCAAACGAAAAACCAGCCCTCCGCTGGATCATAGGGACTGGTTTATTAAAAGATCGCTTTGAATAAAACGATAACAGCATTGAATAGATAGATTGTAATTGTCATTCCCGCTGTATTGATCAATACATTCTTCCAATTTATTTTTTCATCTTTCTTCATAAATTCAAGTATGATGATAAAACACAATAAAGATAAGGCTACTCCGATAAGCCCATATTCATTAACAATAAGAAAGTCTCGGGAATCAAACTCATCCACAATTTTTAGCACCTCTCGCTCTATTTTACATTATTATCCATATTAATCTATTTAACTCCAGCCGTCTATGTATTACTTCTTATTTCTTCTTAAAAAAATGTACGTTCTTCATGGTAATTCCCTTGTTCTATGTTAGCGCTTATAGAATACTCTTATAACCAGGATTATGCGTAAAGGTGCATACCTGCATATAACCTCAGTGGACCGACGTAAGGTCGGACCAAACAACCTACACTAGAAAGGGTGGAATTTATTGAAAAAAGTTTTAGGTTTGTTTCTGTCTTTTGTCATGATTTCCGTGTTTTATGTCACTCAGCCAGTTTCGGTGTCAGCCGCATCGCCAATTGTAGTCAACACAACGATTATCGTACCCGAAGGCCAAACTTTTGACGGCAGCGATAAAACCTATGTGGCTAATCCAAGTACCCTGGGAGACGGCGGTCAGGGAGAGAACCAAAAACCGATTTTCAGACTTGAGAAGAATGCTACCTTGAAAAATGTAATCATAGGCGCTCCTGGAGCTGATGGGGTGCACTGTTATGGAAACGCTACAATATCCAATGTGACATGGCTAGATGTAGGCGAGGATGCACTGACGCTCAAAGCATCAGGCACGGTCAATATTACAGGGGGCGGTGCATATAAAGCTTACGACAAAGTGTTCCAGGCCAATGCTTCCGGTACAATCAACATTAAGAACTTTAGAGCTGATGACATCGGTAAGCTGGCACGTCAGAACGGAGGAACTACTTATGCGGTGAATTTCACACTGGATAGTTCTAACATTTCCAATGTGAAGGACTCCATCTTCCGTACGGACAGCAGCAGCAGTGCTGCTAAAATAACAAATACACGTTATCATAATGTGCCAACCTTGTTCAAAGGATATGCCGCTGGTAAAACTACGCAATCAGGTAATACCCAGTATTGAAACAGCTATGATGCCGAAACACTCCAGCCCCATTCACTTAAAGCCTTCTGTTATAACCTATGATAACACTCGCAAACGTCGGGA from Paenibacillus polygoni encodes the following:
- a CDS encoding pectate lyase; its protein translation is MKKVLGLFLSFVMISVFYVTQPVSVSAASPIVVNTTIIVPEGQTFDGSDKTYVANPSTLGDGGQGENQKPIFRLEKNATLKNVIIGAPGADGVHCYGNATISNVTWLDVGEDALTLKASGTVNITGGGAYKAYDKVFQANASGTINIKNFRADDIGKLARQNGGTTYAVNFTLDSSNISNVKDSIFRTDSSSSAAKITNTRYHNVPTLFKGYAAGKTTQSGNTQY
- a CDS encoding sigma-70 family RNA polymerase sigma factor, which gives rise to MKISRLVKQAKKGNKEALLQLILADQDAYYRLAYTYMGNEHDAMDAMEDMIVTLYEKIDQLHKGEAFYTWSKTILVNRCKTLLRKKERYLLLEDDEESAYSVFTHDSPYRDTESEMDMQVLLSHLEGPQREAIELRYVHDLSYQTIADMTGVPLGTTKSRISVGMKKLKLMIGGERDDNNRGTIRKTQTDLAYDKSSIRT
- a CDS encoding DUF4179 domain-containing protein, with the protein product MTIIEEQLEKHKQTSHMIKAPSELESRLRRALEHVPVKKKKRNKTMTWFASSAAALLLIFGSYHYSAFAYYGGMLLNKMELNSLSFSEVAERGYGQTVNKSTTLDDGTVITIEGVIADDNAFLMYYSIDRLEGSVYDDNGSYRYNVEDIKGFMTDSKTRGGGGNPSEDEIHYEGRLEFEPVSPFSRTLTVTFYEWMNDGKRVTYPISFKYEANKAMKSIVKEDISKSVSVDQGAVYYDSITATPTSTIVKGHYELDIEGSPRFSGTTKLYVNEIELHQWGLRGDSESGSGEGIGFVLEYDVIPTEKVETIELVLESFPGKQKVEEPISLASPSDQSIKLGSEKIWIRSVTKTDTGYDIVIARKQFTFLKTDNLSVQAGDKVIPVSSISNSRPWDLKNGNILWEQTYSFKTSDKPDFLLLDEFDYIEKHNKAISIPINKK